CACAAATGGTGAATCTCTCTGTGCTAAGCTTTTAAAAAGTATTTACTTTCCACATGAGGAATTTTTGTGTGCCCAAGTGAGGGGTAGACCTTCTTGGGCTTGGAGGAGCATCTTGCGTGGTAGGCAGCTACTTGAGAAAGGATTGCTCTAGATTGTGGGCAATGGCTAGTCTATTCATATTTGGGAGGATCCCTAGATTCCGTCCCTGGAAGGATTTAGACTCCACCTTCTGAAACCACCAGATTGTCCATCCCGTAAAGTTTcggagcttttttttttttttggtagaaaagttTCGGAGCttattgatgaccaggctaagtGGGATTTGATAAAAGCtgagatcctttttttttttcttccgtTCGAGATTGAATGTATTGTGCAAATTCCTATTAGTTCTGAAGGGGGACATGATAGGCTGTGTTGGGGACCTACTCCAAATGGAAATTTCTCGGTCAAGTCAGCTTACATGTTGGGAGCCCAACAATCCCAATGTTCATCCAAATCAACTGCAATAGCACTTGGGACTCCAAAAGAGGTGTGAAAGATTATTTGGAATTCTAAAATCCCACCAAAAGTGCAAAATCCTTTATTTGGAAAGCTTGTCTCGGTGCTTTGGGGGTCCTCACAATTCTAAAGGGGAGGTGTGTTGTTGATTCTGATATTTGTAAGGGATGTGGTCTTGAACCCGAAACAGTGGAGCATGCCCTATTGGAGTGTCCTCTGGCATAACAAGCATGGATTGCTTCCCCTGTCTCAGAGCCAAGGTTGTGGCAGTGCCAAGATTCTAGCAGAGCCAAGGTGTGTGAACCCGGTGAGCCTCCTAGGATGAAATCGGAGAAGATCTCAGTGGCTCTGGGAAGATATCGGTAACTTCTGCGCGGGGGGGGGGGNNNNNNNNNNNNNNNNNNNNgggggggggggagattgtTGGCGGTCCACATGGGAGGCAGAAGTAATAATCCCACATCGGAAGTGAGTAGCTCGATGTGGAGACTTATAGGTGCTTACGGCTGGCTTTTGGGTATGAGTTCTACCCTAGCCCCTAACAAGAAGGATCTCGAACCATCCAACTCTTCCTTGGGAGAATTGCAGAAACGATGCCCAAAGGTGCTATGTACAATTCCGATAAAAATTTAGCCTTGGACACTGTTGCAAAAAACTTTTTGTGATGGATGCTTGTTCTGAGGAGGAAGATGGCGATGTCGTTATGGATAACAAAGTAGTTTCCAATTCATGAGCGAGACtttaaggggggggggaggagatgtTACGTGCCCAACTTGCAGCtatttcttttatgtttttatataataaataaaggcaTGCATGGATGGGTATATCACGTGCAATTCTATGAAATGAGTATAGAGTTAAGGACTTAAAGTAGAATGGATCTATTGGGTTGTTTGTCTGTAGGGGTAGTTCTCTATGGGTTTGATTGGTATAATCAAGGTTATTAGTGAGATGCTGTTCCTTTGCCTATTTTCTTGTATTCGGTAGACACATCCGAATCCGAATACGAAGAAGCAGACGCTGAAGGATCAGCTGACACtagatacgaaaggattttgaTCGAAGCTCAAGAACGTCCTAATTTGGAAGAGTTATTTAATGGGAGCGAACCTATCTAGGAGGGTATGATTTGAAACCCAACCTACACTTTGTGTGTTAAATGAGGTCATGTTTCCTTAATCAAACCTACTCTTATTCTTGTTCTATCTCTATTCAAATTCTTATTGTTTCTCAATCACGATAGATACGGCTGAGAACAAGAGGAACTCTTCTCAGTATGTAAAATTGTCTGCACCGGTTTATTTATCAACTAGATAGACAGCTTCTTTGAAGACATATTTGAGTAATATGACCCAAACTGTAGGCGAGGCTGGGCTGGCATCTTTATTGATTGGACTGCTATTTGAGTAAGGAATTCACAGGCAGACCAAAGGATGGCTTGTGGCCTTGGGCAACCAAAGCCAACTTGGGTCTTTTAAAGTTTGTCATGGTTTTGGGCTGATATGGTATTGTTTATCCAGGCTGGACCTTGACCCTACCTCAGATGAAAATCTGGCCATGTCTAAACTGACTTCATGTAGGTTGATTATGGCCGAGTAAATTGGGCTTTCTTATTGTCTTCCAATCAAGACAAGTTAAATCATAGTTATATGTACTAGCAAGTAGAAACATTATACTCTTATATTTCTATGCATTACCTGCATTTGTTAGTACCTTAACATATTGTAAGAGAGACTATATTTTGCCTAACTTATGCTTATGGAACATTTTCCAGGTATGGAGAGATAGTCGATGTTAATCTGGTTAGAGATAAGGGTACTGGTAAATCCAAAGGATTTGCCTTTGTTGCATATGAGGATCAGAGGAGTACAAATCTTGCAGTAGGTTTGTAGTCTGTCAGCCCCCAACCCCCCAAAGGCGagaggaaaaaaaggggagacAAAAAGGGACCATCATGGTTACCACCTACATTTGTCAATCTACAATATCATGACACACACACACGAACAGATATATACGTGAActgatatttttccatttcttccaGACAATTTAAATGGAGCGCAAATTCTTGGCCGAATTATAAGGGTTGATCATGTTGATaaatataagaagaaagaagaagaggacgaagAGAAAGAGcagaagatgagggaagaaCGAGGGGTCTGCCGTGCTTTCCAAAAAGGTGAATGCAACCGTGGAGCTACATGCAGATTTTCCCATGATGAGCAAGTAAGATGAATTTTTCTTGTAGATGTTACTTTTGCTAATTAGGAGGGCAGACCTTGGTGCtgcggtaaggttgctccattgcaacctagtggtcgTGGGTTTGGGTCGGGGAACAACCTCTCTGCAAAGAGGGGGTTAAGTCTGTGTACATTATTACCTTCTCTAGACCttgcagtggcaggagcctcgtgcaccggtGCACactttttatgtttcttttgcCAATTGTTGTCTAGACTAGTTCTTGCTTAGGACACCTACGTGTGCAACCTCTATCTAGATTGACCTGCTTGGAAGTTAAGATCAATTTTCAAAAACTCGTTTCGTTTTGCcatttcaatcaatgtataaCCACCGTAATACCGCAATTCAGTGAATTCTCGCTGAAATTGCACatatctttttttggttttgaatggCTGTTTTGCTGGGCAGATGGCCATAGTATGCTTAGATACTTGTGGGAAACCTTGTTTTAGGCTAAAAAAAACATATGTATACCTTCATGTTGCCTCCTCAAATTGTACCCTTGCCTTCTCCTTATCTGCCTTCCTCCGATTCCCTTCCGTCATGTGTGCAACTATGGCCCTAGAAATCTCCACAGGTACCATAACGTATGTAGCCACATCTTTGGCATTCCTAGCCACATGTTGTTTCAGTCTTGTGGCTCCACCATCCAGTCTTCTTGTGATATTAGTTGCACTTGGTTTTTCTCTTGTAACAATCAATCGACATTCCATGCTTCCATGTGATGTATCACCTGTCACCTCCCttgtcatcttcttcccctttcacCTCCCCTACCTTCTCACTTGTCACCTCCCCTATCAACTATTATCTCATTATTGTATTGTTGCATAAAGAAAACAAGCCATTATTAACTGAGGCACATCAACTGAGGCCACTTAAACAACTATGTAGCTACTTATTATTCTTCCCTAACCCTTATATTactttaatattttttgtttatttttcaaaccaaattataatatttttctttatttttccctctttattttttatttttaatattatgaaaataaaaaaataatttaccgACAGAAAATAATTTCCAACTTTGTGAGGCCGTAGATTGGCTAACGGtgattgaaatatatatataattgagcCCCATCTAGTCTATAttaactataattttttttccacatcTGTTTTAGGAAAGTCTATTTTTCGAACCAGAAAAAAGTTCAACACCATGAGGTTTTGGATCAGCCTCTGGTATCCAACATATAAAAATTTAATCACTAAAAAAGTTATATCttattttttgcaaaaataattttgggaaaaagttGTTTACGTGGATCTGTTTAATGTGGTCAAATCTTCACCAATAAGCAGCAACCGATATCTTTGGAGTGATGTGGCAACCCTTAGCAGTGTATTCCACCAGTTTGAAGCTACGATTAGGCAAACATCCAAGTTCGCGATTATTTTTACCCTCTCCAGGTCGAAACACGATAGATGGGCGAGTTCTGGTAACTCGCGAAATGGGGCTTTTATGCAGCCTTGGATGTAGCATTTTGGCGAGATGACACAATACAATACGAAATTCTTCGGGAATTTTTTGACCGAAGTATTGTTGGTTTGAAATTTCGACCCCCATTTCGTTTCGGCCATATCAAAATTAGTGAGATTTCTGAGATTTTGGCGAAATCTCGGCAAATTTTTGAGCCATGGTTAAAATATAGGGAATTTTATCCATTGTTCGCAGCTCTGATGCTGGGGTTGGAAAAACATAGCTCTTCTAATTCATCAAAAACAACCTGATTAGATTGGTGCTCATACTTGAGTACAGCCTGACTAGATTCTCCATCCTGAATTTATTATTTACATTCATATGTGTAGGTAGGAGATGGGACAAATAAAGAGCattgaaggaaaatattttgGATTCAAATTAATAAGCTCTCAAAAATTCAGTACCAACAATAGAGGAGAGTCTTGATCACCTTAAACTGATTCACCTAATTGGCCACTGCTGACTGATTTTGCCTCTTGCTTGTGGCTGATTATTTCCATTGGGAAATTCGCCATCATGTGCCACTTTGCTACACTCAGATAATATTTCTGTTGGTTAATTCTTTTTGGGTGGATTCCCTTAGCTAAGACCCAATGGTCCTGCCCAGTTGCAAATAAACTTCTTTCTTCACATACTCTGGCTTGTCTAGGACTTGTCTGTGGTCTGCCACCTAGGGTTTGCAATTGTCATTCCGTTCTTGCCATCATAATGGAAAACCGATTTCTTATGCAGTGGTTGTTGATCCATGTCATTTGCTTTCACATTCTTTCCTACCAAATTGCACCGCCCGCTTGTCCCTGTTGATAATTTGCAGCAGTTCATATCTGGCTTCATTGTTAGGCGGACTGGTAGGATCAAGAACATAACATTGACTGTGGTTTAGCTGCCATGTCCTAAAGGGGGAATTTTTGGATGCCTTCGTAAATTGTCACTAtgcaaaaaatcccaaattgacCCTATGATGGTGAGCCCCATAAATCTGATTATAAAGGGACAAAGATTTGATGATAGATATATGAGGGGTTTACTGATCAATAGAGATTTACTTTTATCCAGCCATCTTGAATGTGTaattgtatgtttttttttttaattataaatatattcACCCTGGTTAAATTTGTTTTCTAGCATGTGTAGTAGTCAGCTTTTCTGTAAACCTTATATGAGGTGGTGGATGGGAGTCTACTGAATTTCTGTAAAACTGCTTTCTTTGCATAATTTTCTTATCCTTGCATTTATCTTCCCAATCCAGAGATGTGCCAACACAGGCTGGGGTTCCAAGGACACTGATTCAAAATGGGATCATGACAAGTATGATGGTCCATCTAAGAGCCATAGAAGATCTAGGAATATTTTTGAGGATCGCCCTCCAGAGTCTGCCATCCAAGATAAGGGTTCAAGGTTCAGGTTGGAAGACAATGATGGGATTTCTAGAGCAGAAAGTGATGAGATGAAGAGGAAAGGTGAACGTAGGCAAAGGGAAATGAATCCAAGGGATCAGGATAGGCTAGCTGCTGAGAAACAGTTGgaatggaaagagaaggaaCAGAGACGTGGGAAGATCCTAATAGACAAGAAATTGAGAAACGATCAAGACAtgatgaatcaaaatcaaatcctaGAGAGGTTCATGATaggagaggaagggagagacacgatgaatcaaaatcaaatcctcGAGAGGTTCATGATAGGAAAGGAAGGGAGGAGAAAAGGTCAGGAAGGCATGAGTCAGAACCTAATCCAAAAGATGAGCGAGATGGGAGAGGTCAGAAACGATCAAAATATGATAGAGGATAAATGAAATGCATGATAGGTGATCATATAACTGAAGAATCTTGTGGTGAGCAAGACCGCAGCTTATGAAAACACCTACCATGGTCTGGGGTTAAAGGTATGGTGTCAGATTGAATCTGACACCATGTTGTGTGGCCATTTTGTTTACATGTTGGTTCCTTTCAGCAATTCAATCTGTGCATTCTTGGCATATCAATCACATGGTGGTGTAACTAAAGTGTTGAACTTAAGAATTTGACATTATGGTAAGTGAAGAGTTATTTGTCAATTTTGTTTGCATTGTGACTCGCAATTGTTATTTATGCAGAGTATACAGAAACACAGGATAAAAGTGGTTTTGATTCCTGATCAGATAGTGCTCATCATCAATTGTTACATGGTGGTCATGCTATGCTTAGTTGAATTTGAGAGAATTAATATGACTGGAAGCTATGTGAATATTGAGAAATAGATTGACCAAGGCTACTTTTTACAATTTCATCCAATGATTTGTTATTTTCTCAGTGTTGAATGGAAAAATATCAGCAATCCAAAATTTTCTGGAGGAAAAACTGAAATGCATGTTTGGATTTGGAATGAACACCAAAAAACTGCATTACTTGGCTTCCCAGGGAATTGaatcttcaggactttgaattCAGGGGGTGCTAGTTTGAAACTTGGATTCAAAATGGCATgcaactctctctcctccccacaTCCATTGCTCACAAATTGCAAAAAATATGGGCAAACGTGGTTTCACTTAAAACTTTGATtgaagttgggataaggttttggatgttgtttttGAAAACTCTAATTAAAGTGAAATCTTCCGCACGGTATGTTGCAATTAGAGAAACAGGAAGTGGAATAATCATTTACACTGGGAAGCGATCAGAAGTTAACAGAACTGGAATGGCCATTTCTgaaaggaaactaaaaaaattatCCGACATCAGCAGAACTGGAATGGCCATTTCCgaaaggaaactaaaaaaattagCCGACATCGTTGCTACATAAAGCAGCCTTCCTTGAGCTGATACGTTCCATTGCTTGTCCAGTGCAGGTTATGGAAATTGGTATTGGAAGATTGATCTCGGCCAATATGATAAGACAGAAATACCCatgattttcatttaaaaagtttttttttccacctTTTTACCCTTGCTCTGTACTGATCCACTGATATAGATCACCCCGTCATTGATACTGATCCATAGATACCAACCCCTAGAACCGTGGTCTGGTGTGCATTGCTTGCAGGTTGATACGAATCTTTCTTGAAAGTCAGTTTCAAAATCTTAAGGTCATTACACTCAATAATGGAAATCATTTTGAAGGATGCGCCAGGGTGCATCTACTTGGGGCCAAGTCATGCACAGAGGAAGGGATGGACTCTGAAGGAAATCTGCGGGGTTTCTTTTGGCCTGAACAATTTTTTGTGACTACTAAGGCACTGTTTGACAACATtttgtttctgccatttttgtgTCCATATAGTATGGAAGTATGACTCAGTCCATTTTGTAGATATAGCCAGAAGACCATAGATTGTAGTAGCTCCAGCACTGCAAATCTTAACCTACAATTTCTAAAGTCATGATATTCTATCTAATTTTTTcgatttgcataaaaaaaaaaatctttaaggTCATTTTAGAGAAggggtggaggagagagagagacaaagagagcaCAGCATAGGCTACACTGACAAAgtatatataattaaaataaaataaaaaatttcttactatcacaatcattttttttttcttcaaaggaTTTGTCTATTTGTGAATAAGCAggttaaaaatataattataatcTTACTTTATCTGACCTCAATACAAATGATTTTCTCTATTGAAAGCAAATAATGTTAttttgcataaaataatgaaggaaCAATGATGGCTGCCAAGCTCAGTGACACTTGCATCCAGATGACCCAGGAAGGTCTCCATGAAATCAAAAATTCCACTCATCTTGGATGTCGTTACCCTCTCATTGGCCCGTGCTTCCCATTGGTGTCTCTCATGTGTCGGATCTATGGCTAATCTAATACTGATATTTGAAACCATAGAACCAACTCACATATTAGTCACGAGTAACACAAGGAGAGATTGGGCCATTGTGGGCCAGATGATCTTTGACATGGTTTAAATGGTCGGTAAAGGAAAAGAACAAAACCCGACCGGATGGGGCCAGGAATGAACCGCCCATGTCATATGAAGGAGGTGTTGAGGTCTTCCAAGAGAAGGGTTGCTTTCGATCTGAGAGGCTGAGAAATGCTGA
This genomic stretch from Macadamia integrifolia cultivar HAES 741 chromosome 2, SCU_Mint_v3, whole genome shotgun sequence harbors:
- the LOC122071834 gene encoding zinc finger CCCH domain-containing protein 25-like; the protein is MNPLTLVKRIQNINSKEAALGISEDASWHAKYKDSAYVFVGGIPFDLTEGDLLAVFAQYGEIVDVNLVRDKGTGKSKGFAFVAYEDQRSTNLAVDNLNGAQILGRIIRVDHVDKYKKKEEEDEEKEQKMREERGVCRAFQKGECNRGATCRFSHDEQRCANTGWGSKDTDSKWDHDKYDGPSKSHRRSRNIFEDRPPESAIQDKGSRFRLEDNDGISRAESDEMKRKGERRQREMNPRDQDRLAAEKQLEWKEKEQRRGKILIDKKLRNDQDMMNQNQILERFMIGEEGRDTMNQNQILERFMIGKEGRRKGQEGMSQNLIQKMSEMGEVRNDQNMIEDK